A genomic window from Xyrauchen texanus isolate HMW12.3.18 chromosome 31, RBS_HiC_50CHRs, whole genome shotgun sequence includes:
- the LOC127624631 gene encoding CCR4-NOT transcription complex subunit 8-like, translating to MPAALADTSQIICEVWASNVEEEMRKIRQIIQNYNYIAMDTEFPGVVVRPIGEFRSTVDYQYQLLRCNVDLLKIIQLGLTFMNEDGDYLPGTTTWQFNFKFNLTEDMYSQDSIDLLQNSGLQFKKHEEEGIDALYFAELLMTSGLVLCENVKWLSFHSGYDFGYLVKLLTDSRLPEEEHEFFQILNLFFPAIYDVKYLMKSCKNLKGGLQEVADQLELKRIGRQHQAGSDSLLTGMAFFRMKELFFEDNIDDAKYCGRLYGLGSGSTQSQNGISSSSQEETNNKH from the exons ATGCCAGCCGCACTTGCAGATACCAGTCAGATTATCTGCGAGGTCTGGGCCAGCAATGTGGAGGAGGAAATGAGGAAGATACGACAGATTATTCAAAACTACAACTACATAGCTATG GACACTGAGTTTCCTGGAGTGGTGGTCCGTCCCATTGGAGAGTTTCGCAGTACTGTTGATTATCAATACCAGCTCCTGCGGTGCAACGTGGACCTTTTAAAAATCATCCAGCTGGGCTTGACGTTTATGAATGAAGATGGAGACTACCTACCAGGAACCACAACATGGCAGTTCAACTTCAAATTTAATCTGAC AGAGGACATGTACTCACAGGACTCAATAGATCTCCTGCAGAACTCTGGGCTGCAGTTTAAGAAGCATGAGGAGGAGGGCATCGACGCACTCTACTTTGCAGAGCTCCTGATGACATCGGGCCTAGTGCTTTGTGAAAATGTCAAGTGGCTCTCTTTTCACAG TGGATATGATTTTGGCTACCTGGTGAAGCTGCTCACAGACTCTCGACTTCCTGAAGAGGAACACGAGTTCTTTCAGATCTTAAATCTCTTCTTCCCTGCCATCTATGATGTCAAGTATCTTATGAAGAGTTGCAAAAACCTCAAG GGGGGACTTCAGGAAGTGGCGGACCAACTGGAACTGAAGAGGATCGGCAGGCAGCATCAAGCCGGCTCAGACTCGCTGCTCACTGGAATGGCGTTCTTCCGCATGAAAGAG CTGTTTTTCGAAGACAACATTGATGATGCCAAGTATTGTGGGCGGCTGTACGGTCTGGGATCAGGTTCCACTCAAAGTCAGAACGGGATCTCTAGCTCCTCACAGGAGGAAACCAACAACAAGCACTGA